In Cupriavidus taiwanensis, the following are encoded in one genomic region:
- the rplL gene encoding 50S ribosomal protein L7/L12, which translates to MAITKDDILEAVGAMSVMELNDLVKAFEEKFGVSAAAMAVAAAPGAAGAAAAEEQTEFNVILAEVGANKVGVIKAVREITGLGLKEAKDLVDGAPKAVKEGVDKAAAAEAKKKLEDAGAKVDVK; encoded by the coding sequence ATGGCAATCACCAAAGACGACATCCTGGAAGCCGTTGGCGCGATGTCCGTGATGGAACTGAACGACCTGGTCAAGGCGTTCGAAGAGAAGTTTGGCGTGTCGGCCGCTGCCATGGCCGTGGCTGCTGCTCCGGGCGCTGCCGGTGCTGCTGCTGCTGAAGAGCAGACCGAGTTCAACGTGATCCTGGCCGAAGTCGGCGCCAACAAGGTTGGCGTGATCAAGGCGGTTCGCGAAATCACCGGCCTGGGCCTGAAGGAAGCCAAGGACCTGGTCGATGGCGCACCGAAGGCCGTCAAGGAAGGCGTGGACAAGGCCGCTGCTGCCGAAGCCAAGAAGAAGCTGGAAGACGCCGGCGCCAAGGTCGACGTCAAGTAA
- the rplJ gene encoding 50S ribosomal protein L10, which yields MPLNIEDKKAVVAEVSAQVAKAQTIVVAEYRGIAVGDLTKLRATARQQGVYLRVLKNTLARRAVEGTPFAGLAEQMTGPLIYGISEDAVASAKVLNDFAKTNDKLVLRAGSYDGKVLDAAAVKALASIPSRDELIAQLLGVMQAPVSGFARLLAALAAKKAEGAPAEAEAAGA from the coding sequence GTGCCACTCAATATTGAAGATAAGAAGGCCGTCGTTGCTGAGGTCTCGGCGCAAGTCGCCAAGGCCCAGACCATCGTCGTCGCCGAATATCGCGGCATTGCGGTTGGCGATCTGACCAAGCTGCGTGCTACCGCTCGCCAGCAAGGCGTGTACCTGCGCGTTCTGAAGAACACGCTGGCCCGCCGTGCCGTCGAAGGTACGCCGTTTGCAGGCCTCGCAGAGCAGATGACCGGTCCGCTGATCTACGGTATTTCCGAAGATGCAGTGGCCTCGGCCAAGGTTCTGAACGACTTCGCCAAGACCAACGACAAGCTGGTCCTGCGCGCCGGGTCGTATGACGGCAAGGTTCTCGACGCTGCCGCCGTGAAGGCGCTGGCCTCGATCCCGAGCCGCGACGAACTGATTGCTCAGCTGCTGGGCGTGATGCAGGCACCGGTGTCGGGCTTCGCCCGTCTGCTGGCTGCCCTGGCCGCCAAGAAGGCAGAAGGCGCTCCCGCGGAAGCGGAAGCTGCCGGCGCCTAA